From the genome of Nitrosopumilus sp., one region includes:
- the cofE gene encoding coenzyme F420-0:L-glutamate ligase: protein MQIIPIHIEKEIVPSDNLSDIITGSENLNDGDIVVIAQKVISKQEGRLIRLTDVVPSLLSQGISSQYKKDSRIVELILSESKRIVRMHNGILVVETNGGLVCANAGIDESNVEDGYATLLPVNSDISAKRIRDEIFKLANKNVAVIISDTFGRPFRMGQTNVAIGVSGLNPILDYAGTLDSFKRILRVSAIAIADELSAASELVMGKSLKCPAAIIRNYSFEFEESAIDVLLRTEREDLFR, encoded by the coding sequence TTGCAAATTATTCCGATTCACATTGAAAAAGAGATTGTTCCATCTGATAATTTGTCTGACATTATCACGGGTTCTGAAAACCTAAACGATGGAGACATTGTGGTCATTGCACAAAAAGTAATCTCAAAGCAAGAAGGTCGTCTGATACGATTGACTGACGTGGTTCCTTCGTTGCTATCTCAGGGCATTAGTTCGCAATACAAGAAAGATTCCAGAATTGTAGAACTGATTCTGTCTGAGTCAAAACGAATAGTTCGTATGCACAATGGCATACTGGTCGTTGAGACCAATGGTGGGTTAGTCTGTGCAAATGCAGGGATTGATGAAAGCAATGTTGAGGATGGGTATGCGACTTTATTGCCTGTCAATTCTGATATTTCCGCAAAAAGAATCCGAGATGAGATTTTTAAGCTAGCCAACAAAAATGTGGCAGTAATCATTTCTGATACGTTTGGCCGTCCATTTAGAATGGGTCAAACCAATGTCGCAATTGGGGTTTCGGGGCTAAACCCAATACTTGATTATGCCGGAACGCTGGATTCTTTTAAAAGAATTTTACGTGTCTCAGCAATTGCAATAGCTGATGAACTTTCAGCTGCATCAGAACTGGTAATGGGAAAATCTTTGAAGTGCCCCGCTGCAATAATTCGCAATTATTCCTTTGAGTTTGAAGAGTCTGCCATTGATGTACTGCTTCGTACTGAACGTGAAGATCTTTTTAGATGA
- a CDS encoding proline--tRNA ligase, translating into MAKEKVGITVSKNDDFSEWYTQVVLKAKLADYAPVKGLIVLRPDGYSIWESLRNTFDKKFAKNKIRNGFLPILIPESLLGKEQKHFAGFNPEVFWVTHSGTNEIGDRLALRPTSETLAYTLYSKWIQSWRDLPLKINFWNTALRAEIKATKPFLRTSEFLWQEGHTVHSTKEEAEKEVMKILDIYKNTVESELAIPVTTGKKSEKEKFVGAEYTTTMESIMPDGKALQMGTSHFLGQNFSKPFEVKFADKDNVEHFAWQTSWGVSWRLIGAMIMAHGDDKGLVLPPKVAPIQVVIVPIYKNDESKETVLPKVEEIEEELESKGVRVHIDDREGLSPGYKFNDWELKGIPLRIEIGPKDIEKQSVVLAKRYNLEKISLNFTEIEKIPSMLDEIQDNMLEKAKEEAKVNTADISDYADFKSRIEQGGFFNSPWCGKLECEDMIKEETGAEIRVVPFGSEDSNQKCIYCQEQSASIPIFARGY; encoded by the coding sequence TTGGCCAAGGAAAAAGTAGGAATTACAGTTTCAAAGAATGATGATTTCAGCGAATGGTACACACAGGTTGTCCTCAAAGCCAAGTTGGCAGACTATGCTCCAGTCAAAGGTCTGATTGTTCTCAGGCCTGACGGATATTCCATTTGGGAATCACTCAGAAATACGTTTGATAAAAAATTTGCAAAGAATAAAATCAGAAACGGATTTTTGCCAATATTAATTCCAGAGTCGCTACTTGGAAAAGAGCAAAAGCATTTTGCAGGATTCAATCCCGAAGTGTTCTGGGTAACTCACTCAGGAACAAACGAGATAGGAGACAGACTTGCACTAAGACCAACATCTGAGACGCTTGCATACACTCTGTATTCAAAATGGATTCAGAGCTGGAGAGACCTGCCATTAAAGATTAATTTTTGGAATACGGCACTAAGGGCAGAGATCAAGGCAACCAAACCGTTTCTCAGAACTTCAGAATTTTTGTGGCAGGAAGGCCACACCGTGCATTCCACAAAGGAAGAGGCAGAAAAAGAAGTGATGAAAATACTGGATATCTACAAAAACACAGTGGAGTCAGAATTGGCAATTCCGGTCACCACCGGAAAAAAAAGCGAGAAAGAAAAATTTGTAGGTGCAGAGTACACGACCACCATGGAGTCAATCATGCCAGATGGCAAGGCATTGCAGATGGGCACGTCACATTTTCTGGGACAGAATTTTTCCAAGCCGTTTGAAGTTAAATTTGCAGATAAAGACAACGTGGAGCACTTTGCATGGCAAACATCATGGGGAGTATCTTGGAGATTAATCGGAGCCATGATCATGGCCCATGGAGATGACAAAGGTCTTGTTCTGCCGCCAAAGGTAGCTCCAATTCAGGTAGTAATTGTGCCAATTTACAAAAATGACGAAAGTAAGGAGACGGTTTTGCCAAAAGTCGAAGAGATTGAAGAGGAGCTAGAATCAAAAGGAGTCAGAGTTCACATTGACGACAGAGAGGGACTGTCCCCAGGTTACAAATTCAATGATTGGGAGTTGAAAGGAATCCCATTACGAATAGAGATAGGCCCCAAAGATATCGAAAAGCAAAGTGTCGTGTTGGCAAAAAGGTACAATTTAGAAAAAATAAGTTTGAACTTTACTGAAATTGAGAAAATTCCTTCAATGTTAGATGAAATACAGGACAACATGCTAGAAAAGGCCAAGGAAGAAGCAAAGGTAAACACGGCAGACATATCAGACTATGCTGATTTTAAGTCAAGGATTGAACAAGGAGGTTTCTTCAACTCTCCATGGTGCGGAAAATTAGAATGCGAAGACATGATTAAGGAGGAGACGGGGGCTGAGATCAGAGTAGTGCCATTTGGAAGTGAAGATTCAAACCAAAAATGCATCTACTGTCAAGAGCAAAGTGCATCCATTCCAATTTTTGCAAGAGGCTACTAG
- a CDS encoding PHP domain-containing protein, whose translation MHISTELHCHNSFSNFHVGDEEAPYDCNVSIRDQLERSHNLGLNAIFVTNHNTLDGYHQLLEYKNDHEKFKNIDIFPAEEVTTDTGEHVLAYGIHDAIPAGISFEEIIDETRKQAAVSSAPHPFSLINALREDAKKCDMIEVFNSNNVDVLSNARAAQFALDNDMIQVAGSDSHVLSTLGRCVNVIDSENNVDDILHAMKHGKINISQTGYALQTETIDHLRYKINNSKEYLMDYISEHYPNERWLFALLLRVYNSNQNSYMWPLFYKISVFVMKRISKKINFQNHDPSFMKDRNLSTIFKMAL comes from the coding sequence ATGCATATTAGTACAGAGCTTCACTGCCATAATTCGTTTTCAAACTTTCATGTTGGAGATGAGGAGGCGCCATACGATTGCAATGTTTCAATTAGAGATCAGCTAGAACGTTCACATAATTTGGGATTGAATGCAATTTTTGTAACGAATCATAACACGCTGGATGGATATCATCAGTTGCTAGAATACAAAAATGATCATGAAAAATTTAAAAATATTGACATCTTTCCTGCAGAAGAAGTAACTACTGATACGGGTGAGCATGTTTTGGCATATGGCATTCATGATGCTATTCCTGCTGGCATCTCTTTTGAGGAGATTATAGATGAGACGAGAAAACAGGCTGCAGTTTCGTCTGCACCTCATCCATTTAGTCTGATCAATGCATTACGTGAAGATGCCAAAAAATGTGACATGATTGAGGTTTTTAACAGCAACAACGTGGATGTTTTGTCAAATGCGCGTGCGGCTCAGTTTGCATTGGACAATGACATGATACAAGTTGCGGGCAGCGATTCTCACGTCTTGTCAACTCTTGGAAGGTGTGTCAATGTGATTGATTCTGAAAACAACGTTGATGACATTTTACATGCTATGAAACATGGCAAGATCAACATTTCTCAAACAGGCTATGCGTTGCAAACTGAAACCATCGATCATCTGAGATACAAAATAAACAACTCAAAGGAATATCTGATGGATTACATTTCAGAGCACTATCCAAACGAAAGGTGGCTATTTGCGCTTCTGCTTAGAGTTTACAATTCTAATCAAAACAGCTACATGTGGCCTTTGTTTTATAAAATCTCTGTTTTTGTAATGAAGAGAATTTCAAAAAAAATTAACTTTCAAAATCATGATCCTAGTTTTATGAAAGATAGAAACCTCTCGACTATTTTTAAAATGGCGTTGTAG
- the serB gene encoding phosphoserine phosphatase SerB yields the protein MLVIFDVEGVLYDEEYLPILAEKLNKEDEIWAITKQGIQGKINWEEGLRTRVTALKGLDEKTCQEVADALPIMTGAKEACRVLKAAGWKLMAVSGGFTLMMGRLQKELGLDYVFSNELIFKDGKLDDVKISVDSDKSTSAKIKIQEWGESKENVVCVVDGANDVKLFDVCGLGIAYRAQDIVKDLATTTLEEKDLSKIVDIINKHYKLNL from the coding sequence TTGCTAGTAATTTTTGATGTCGAAGGCGTATTATACGATGAGGAATACCTTCCGATTCTTGCTGAAAAGCTCAACAAAGAAGATGAGATTTGGGCAATAACCAAGCAGGGAATTCAGGGAAAAATTAACTGGGAAGAGGGACTGAGAACCAGGGTTACCGCATTAAAGGGTCTTGATGAAAAAACATGTCAGGAAGTGGCTGACGCATTACCGATTATGACTGGTGCAAAGGAGGCGTGTAGGGTGTTAAAGGCCGCAGGCTGGAAACTCATGGCCGTATCTGGTGGTTTTACCTTGATGATGGGAAGGTTGCAAAAGGAATTGGGATTGGACTATGTATTTTCAAACGAGCTTATATTCAAAGATGGCAAATTAGACGATGTAAAAATCTCAGTTGACTCTGACAAATCAACATCTGCAAAAATAAAAATTCAGGAGTGGGGCGAGTCCAAAGAAAATGTTGTCTGTGTTGTTGATGGTGCAAACGATGTAAAGCTGTTTGATGTTTGCGGACTGGGAATTGCCTACCGTGCACAAGATATTGTTAAAGATCTGGCCACAACCACTCTGGAGGAAAAAGATCTTTCAAAAATCGTGGACATCATTAACAAGCACTACAAATTAAATCTGTAA